One genomic window of Tenacibaculum tangerinum includes the following:
- a CDS encoding HesA/MoeB/ThiF family protein, with protein MSTSELTNEEKQQYNRHLILDKIGEEGQLKLKQSKVLVVGAGGLGCPVLQYLAAAGVGTIGIVDDDVVSQSNLQRQVLYTISDIEKSKAHTAAKRLSELNPFVQFYVYNEKLTRHNAISLFEKYDIIVDGSDNFATRYLTNDAAVLTQKPLVYGAIFKFEGQVSVFNYQKSATYRCLYPIPPKPEESPNCSQIGVLGVLPGIIGSLQANEAIKIICGIGEVLANKLLMYDTLSMRQMILKFKKTKNAEVAELNSDYDFFCGIKTATHEITFQELQNNLSSYNLLDIREDWEREQHHIGGQHIPLGNLSKRFQEVDTSKPVVVYCKSGVRSQRAIGFLEQQLNNTTFINLKGGVK; from the coding sequence ATGTCAACAAGCGAATTAACAAACGAAGAAAAACAACAATATAACCGTCACCTAATTCTCGATAAAATAGGAGAGGAGGGACAGTTGAAGTTAAAACAATCCAAAGTATTAGTCGTTGGTGCTGGTGGTTTGGGTTGTCCCGTGTTACAATATTTGGCAGCAGCAGGTGTGGGTACGATTGGAATTGTAGATGATGATGTAGTTAGTCAAAGTAATTTACAACGTCAGGTACTATATACGATTAGCGATATAGAAAAATCAAAAGCACATACAGCAGCAAAGCGTTTGTCAGAATTAAATCCGTTTGTTCAATTTTATGTGTACAACGAGAAGTTAACCCGTCACAATGCTATTTCTTTATTTGAGAAATACGATATCATTGTAGATGGAAGTGATAATTTCGCTACACGGTATTTAACGAACGATGCGGCAGTACTCACTCAAAAGCCGTTGGTGTATGGTGCTATTTTTAAGTTTGAAGGGCAGGTAAGTGTGTTCAATTATCAAAAAAGTGCCACCTATCGATGTTTATATCCAATCCCTCCCAAACCAGAGGAATCACCTAATTGCTCTCAAATAGGGGTTTTAGGAGTGTTACCTGGAATTATAGGAAGTTTACAAGCTAACGAAGCTATTAAGATTATTTGTGGAATAGGAGAGGTGTTAGCGAATAAATTATTGATGTACGATACGCTAAGTATGCGTCAAATGATCTTAAAATTTAAAAAAACTAAAAACGCTGAAGTTGCTGAGTTAAACAGCGATTATGACTTTTTCTGCGGAATAAAAACCGCTACTCACGAAATAACGTTCCAAGAACTACAAAACAATTTATCGTCTTATAATCTATTGGATATTCGTGAAGATTGGGAGCGAGAACAACATCATATTGGTGGGCAGCATATTCCGCTAGGAAACCTTTCAAAACGATTTCAAGAAGTAGATACAAGTAAACCTGTAGTGGTATATTGCAAATCAGGAGTACGTAGCCAACGAGCGATTGGTTTTTTAGAACAACAATTGAATAACACTACTTTTATCAATCTAAAAGGAGGGGTAAAATAA
- a CDS encoding SRPBCC domain-containing protein, whose translation MTKKISAQININATPEKVWSVLTNIHSYPEWNPFITKIEGILAIGKTIKITVRPEGSSTMTFKPTILTYTENKILLWQGKLLVKGLFDGKHKFELIDNENGSTTFIQSEIFTGILVGIFDLTNTEKGFEKMNVALKKRCENS comes from the coding sequence ATGACTAAAAAAATCAGTGCTCAAATTAACATCAATGCAACTCCCGAAAAAGTTTGGAGCGTGTTAACCAATATACATTCGTATCCTGAATGGAATCCGTTTATCACAAAAATAGAAGGAATACTTGCCATTGGTAAAACGATTAAAATTACGGTTCGCCCAGAAGGTTCTTCTACAATGACTTTTAAACCTACTATTCTAACTTACACTGAAAACAAAATTCTTTTATGGCAAGGAAAACTCCTCGTTAAAGGGCTTTTCGATGGCAAGCACAAATTTGAGTTGATAGACAATGAGAATGGAAGTACTACCTTTATTCAAAGTGAAATTTTTACGGGAATATTGGTAGGTATTTTTGATTTAACGAATACTGAAAAAGGGTTTGAAAAGATGAATGTAGCCTTAAAAAAAAGATGTGAAAACTCCTGA